A single window of Uloborus diversus isolate 005 chromosome 5, Udiv.v.3.1, whole genome shotgun sequence DNA harbors:
- the LOC129223403 gene encoding transcription factor Adf-1-like, producing MSETNSCFNESLICEVRKYPWLWNNKREDYRDQAKRTNSWKVIGNSLNVAETFAKKRWGNLRDQYQKKKKEAICHRPSGSGGESSYGQVKWKYFYLMTFLEPTFEHERPTGNLEDAQEALDELNESQACSENSFDASFNESASASPVLVMEANEEKQRPNKKPKNIYQDELLSCLKGAGDEDSEKSSEYYYMMSLVPRMAKLPPLRQSHVRLAIERIFLDEETRLYVYFLNFAMFQKFLICMQIL from the exons ATGTCTGAAACAAATTCTTGTTTTAACGAGTCATTAATATGTGAAGTAAGGAAGTACCCTTGGTTATGGAACAACAAGCGGGAAGATTACCGAGACCAAGCAAAAAGAACCAATTCATGGAAAGTCATAGGAAATTCCCTGAATGTTGCTG aaacTTTTGCCAAAAAAAGATGGGGCAACCTCAGGGAccagtatcaaaaaaaaaaaaaagaggccatTTGCCACAGACCAAGTGGTTCTGGCGGGGAATCCTCCTATGGTCAAGTGAAATGGAAGTACTTTTACCTCATGACTTTCCTCGAGCCAACTTTTGAACATGAAAG GCCAACAGGAAACCTAGAGGACGCCCAAGAGGCATTAGATGAATTGAACGAGTCTCAGGCATGTTCCGAGAATAGTTTTGATGCTA gttttaatgaatcgGCATCTGCCTCACCAGTATTAGTCATGGAAGCAAATGAGGAAAAAC AGAGGCCAAATAAAAAGCCGAAGAATATCTACCAAGATGAGCTGTTATCATGCCTAAAAGGAGCAGGCGATGAAGATTCGGAGAAATCGTCTGAATATTATTACATGATGTCGTTAGTGCCAAGAATGGCAAAACTTCCCCCTCTAAGACAAAGTCATGTCAGATTGGCAATCGAACGAATTTTTCTTGATGAAGAGACGAGgctgtatgtatattttttaaattttgcaatgtttcagaaatttttgataTGCATGCAAATTCTGTAA